A window of Cryptomeria japonica chromosome 3, Sugi_1.0, whole genome shotgun sequence contains these coding sequences:
- the LOC131043349 gene encoding peroxygenase: MEPPSERSLETVALLAPITAQRKLNTHLDEQMPKPYLARALAAVDPKHINGSPDHQDNNMTVLQQHVAFFDKNKDGIIYPIDTYKGFRMIGFNIFLSILSAIIIHVGFSFATQPGWIPSLLLPIYISNIHKAKHGSDSETYDTEGRFDPAKFDAIFSKYARKHPDMLSFCEMQAMVKANRNLNDFFGWFAAEFEWIFIYMLIKNKKGFIEKEQVRAMYDGSLFEILEKKNTKPKGQ, from the exons ATGGAGCCACCATCAGAGAGATCCTTGGAAACAGTAGCTTTGCTTGCCCCCATTACTGCTCAGAGAAAACTGAACACCCATCTGGATGAACAAATGCCAAAACCAT ATCTTGCAAGGGCTTTAGCAGCAGTTGATCCAAAGCACATAAATGGATCTCCTGACCACCAAGACAATAATATGACTGTCCTTCAACAGCATGTTGCTTTCTTTGATAAGAACAAGGATGGGATTATCTATCCCATTGATACCTACAAAG GTTTTCGTATGATAGGATTTAACATTTTTCTCTCAATCCTTTCTGCAATAATTATCCATGTTGGATTCAGCTTTGCTACTCAACCT GGATGGATACCTTCACTATTGTTGCCAATTTACATAAGTAACATTCACAAAGCAAAACATGGAAGTGACTCAGAGACTTATGACACTGAAGGCAGATTTGATCCAGCCAAGTTTgatgctatttttagcaaatatgCCCGTAAACATCCTGATATGCTCTCCTTCTGTGAGATGCAGGCCATGGTAAAAGCAAATAGAAACTTAAATGATTTTTTTGGATG GTTTGCAGCCGAGTTTGAATGGATTTTCATCTATATGCTGATAAAGAACAAGAAAGGTTTTATTGAAAAAGAACAAGTCAGGGCAATGTATGATGGCAGTTTGTTTGAAATTCTAGAGAAGAAGAACACAAAGCCAAAGGGACAGTAA